One window of Nostoc sp. C052 genomic DNA carries:
- a CDS encoding M15 family metallopeptidase encodes MRPYHQIPIFECGEPLIKIPLELFAVESPHPYEKLGAPYGDRSPYYLRQSVIENLLQAQNYLNLLHPNWHIQIFDAYRPIAVQQFMVDYSFVQAVQDRGLTEVELLPNQRQEIWEAVYEIWAVPSLDEKTPPPHSTGAAVDVTLVDDAGKIVNMGSPIDEMSERSHPDYYANNDDPEAQKYHAYRQLLRDVMLKAGFQRNPREWWHFSVGDQMWAWLNNQSNPANPVTARYGRLV; translated from the coding sequence ATGAGGCCATATCATCAAATCCCAATTTTCGAGTGTGGTGAACCGTTAATCAAGATTCCTTTAGAATTATTTGCGGTGGAATCTCCACATCCTTATGAAAAATTAGGTGCGCCCTATGGCGATCGCTCCCCTTATTATCTCCGTCAAAGCGTGATCGAAAATTTGCTCCAAGCCCAAAATTATCTTAATCTCCTGCATCCTAACTGGCATATCCAAATCTTTGACGCCTATCGCCCGATCGCAGTCCAGCAGTTTATGGTAGATTACAGCTTCGTCCAAGCAGTGCAGGATAGGGGACTGACTGAGGTGGAGTTGTTACCAAACCAACGTCAAGAAATTTGGGAAGCGGTGTATGAAATTTGGGCTGTACCGAGTTTGGATGAAAAAACTCCGCCTCCTCACAGTACAGGTGCGGCGGTGGATGTGACGCTGGTAGATGATGCTGGGAAAATAGTGAATATGGGTTCGCCAATTGATGAAATGTCAGAGCGATCGCATCCCGATTATTATGCCAATAATGACGACCCAGAAGCACAAAAGTATCATGCTTACCGCCAGCTATTGCGAGATGTGATGTTAAAAGCCGGCTTTCAACGCAATCCTAGAGAATGGTGGCATTTTTCTGTAGGCGATCAGATGTGGGCTTGGTTGAATAATCAATCCAATCCAGCCAATCCTGTCACAGCGCGTTATGGGCGGCTTGTATAG
- a CDS encoding TspO/MBR family protein, with amino-acid sequence MIKSWMVIGGVAFLVALAANVITPSDRQWFKRLQRPRWLTFEGAIPIIWTVIFICGAWSAYIVWEKDPGSTSTWLIMALYLLLEIVTIAYTPVMFKLRSLKVGTILGGTGLIISALLILAVLGFSGWAALLLVPYLLWSPIGTYTTWQMISLNPQDA; translated from the coding sequence ATGATTAAATCTTGGATGGTGATTGGGGGTGTGGCTTTCTTGGTTGCTTTAGCCGCGAACGTGATTACGCCTAGCGATCGCCAATGGTTCAAGCGTTTACAACGACCGAGATGGCTAACTTTTGAGGGTGCGATTCCCATTATCTGGACTGTAATATTTATTTGCGGTGCTTGGTCAGCTTATATTGTCTGGGAAAAAGACCCAGGAAGCACTTCAACTTGGTTAATCATGGCTTTATATCTGCTATTAGAAATTGTCACGATTGCTTATACGCCTGTCATGTTTAAGCTTCGCAGTCTAAAAGTGGGCACAATTCTTGGTGGCACAGGTTTAATTATCAGTGCTTTATTGATACTTGCAGTCTTAGGTTTTTCTGGTTGGGCAGCACTATTACTAGTTCCTTATTTGCTCTGGAGTCCCATTGGTACTTATACCACTTGGCAAATGATCAGTCTCAATCCTCAAGACGCTTGA
- a CDS encoding CU044_2847 family protein — MADKTKIVSFQLSDGKIIKVEVTPIGEQPVSDETRVFKQATEIIKSIAEDVAVTLKDISETVKPDKFSVKLGLQIGVESGQLTALIVKGTGTANLEITMEWGK; from the coding sequence ATGGCAGATAAAACCAAAATTGTTTCCTTTCAACTTTCTGACGGCAAAATAATTAAAGTAGAGGTTACGCCTATAGGGGAACAACCTGTTTCTGATGAAACCAGAGTCTTTAAACAAGCGACAGAAATTATTAAATCCATTGCTGAAGATGTCGCAGTTACATTAAAAGATATTAGCGAGACAGTCAAGCCAGATAAATTTAGTGTCAAACTAGGTTTACAAATTGGAGTTGAGTCAGGACAGCTAACCGCTTTAATTGTCAAAGGAACAGGCACAGCTAACCTAGAAATTACGATGGAATGGGGTAAATAA
- a CDS encoding serine protease — protein sequence MSNEDNLQRCTVRLNVASSQGTGFFVAPNWILTCAHVVESAKDNPVQVFWKAGNKNYTAKVTQLYKYPLDLALLQLYEDCLDHPCVELDNTEPKTNDDLYIFGYPKNSEVDYSQGDSASFKYEGISFKQDIILYKLKQGQVISGFSGSPLLNLLTGKVCGIVHLSRDESNDLGGRAVSAQFIVQQFPEIALLNKQFHQLKPKGDNPFEYGSPVPPQRFYGRRREILEIKNRIGAISPQCVNLVGLRRNGKTSILRYIKERISEFCPPEQKPLVVFLDLTNGNFHTPEGIIEGLRRGIHKLTGNFPWLKEDNEDGFAVEDGLQLLVDEGYRLIILLDEFEAIASKKDRLELFQDWGEDWRSKASAGLLTMVIASKRPLNEVYETLSLGSPFANIFSTTILGTLEEEAWQSIIQKGFPPNSAVLQWVDELAGGLPYYVQMAGAMLWQNRNQEIAKNEFNFQAKPRFEELWKDLTEVERLALRYELKGGNLPIPDVAIVDRLQRHGLLRKNRGLFSSVFAEFVKGQT from the coding sequence ATGAGTAACGAAGACAATTTACAACGCTGTACAGTGCGTTTAAATGTTGCCAGTAGTCAAGGAACTGGTTTTTTTGTTGCACCGAATTGGATTCTCACCTGTGCCCATGTGGTCGAATCTGCGAAAGATAACCCTGTGCAAGTATTCTGGAAAGCGGGAAACAAGAATTACACAGCTAAGGTTACGCAATTATACAAATATCCCCTTGATTTAGCGCTTTTACAACTGTACGAGGATTGTTTGGATCATCCGTGTGTTGAATTGGATAACACAGAACCGAAAACCAACGATGATTTATATATTTTCGGTTATCCCAAGAATAGCGAAGTTGATTATTCGCAGGGAGATTCGGCAAGTTTTAAATATGAAGGAATAAGTTTTAAACAGGATATTATTCTCTATAAGTTAAAGCAGGGGCAAGTTATCTCAGGCTTTAGTGGCTCGCCTTTGCTAAATTTACTAACAGGTAAAGTTTGTGGAATTGTGCATCTTTCTCGTGATGAAAGTAACGATTTAGGGGGGCGGGCAGTTTCGGCTCAATTTATTGTGCAACAGTTTCCCGAAATTGCGTTACTTAATAAACAATTTCATCAGCTAAAGCCCAAAGGTGATAATCCATTTGAATATGGTTCTCCTGTTCCTCCACAACGTTTTTATGGGCGGAGAAGAGAGATTTTAGAGATTAAAAACCGCATTGGCGCTATTAGTCCTCAATGTGTCAATTTGGTAGGCCTGCGGCGCAATGGAAAAACCTCTATATTGCGATATATCAAAGAAAGAATCAGCGAATTTTGTCCGCCAGAACAAAAGCCTTTAGTTGTTTTCTTAGATTTAACGAATGGGAATTTTCATACTCCAGAGGGGATTATTGAAGGCTTAAGGCGAGGGATTCACAAACTAACAGGGAATTTTCCTTGGTTAAAGGAAGATAATGAAGATGGCTTTGCAGTAGAAGATGGCTTACAGCTTTTAGTAGATGAAGGGTATCGTTTAATTATTTTATTGGATGAGTTTGAAGCCATTGCTAGTAAAAAAGATAGATTGGAATTGTTTCAGGATTGGGGAGAAGATTGGCGTTCTAAGGCTTCTGCGGGTTTATTAACAATGGTAATTGCCAGCAAACGCCCTCTTAATGAAGTTTACGAAACTTTGAGTCTGGGTTCTCCCTTTGCCAATATTTTCAGTACGACTATTTTAGGAACATTAGAGGAGGAAGCTTGGCAAAGCATCATCCAGAAAGGATTTCCGCCTAATTCTGCGGTATTACAATGGGTGGATGAGTTAGCAGGAGGGTTGCCCTATTATGTGCAGATGGCGGGGGCGATGTTGTGGCAAAATAGGAATCAAGAAATAGCTAAAAATGAGTTTAATTTTCAAGCAAAGCCTCGTTTTGAAGAACTTTGGAAAGATTTAACCGAAGTTGAACGTTTAGCATTGCGTTATGAGTTGAAAGGGGGTAATTTACCTATTCCCGATGTGGCAATTGTAGATAGGCTTCAGCGTCATGGTTTATTACGGAAGAATAGGGGTTTATTTAGCAGTGTTTTTGCAGAGTTTGTCAAAGGTCAAACATAA
- a CDS encoding response regulator transcription factor: MSLDTPYPLNLPANAPPLRVLIVEDDPMMQLGLEQSLMAHPQLEIVGQAEDGYLGVQAALQLKPDLVVMDIGLPRLDGIAATQQIKAALPATHVVMLTSHQTETEIIAALSSGADAYCIKGASVERLLSAIAAAVDGAAYLDPQIARRVIDNLKPPSPTTNTANLSGRELEVLKLMVDGLSNPEIAEKLYLSPNTIKTHVRGIMNKLAVDDRVQAAVVALRSGLV; this comes from the coding sequence ATGTCTTTAGATACTCCCTATCCCTTAAATTTACCCGCTAATGCTCCGCCATTGCGTGTGTTAATTGTTGAAGATGATCCAATGATGCAATTGGGATTAGAGCAATCGTTAATGGCTCATCCTCAGTTAGAGATTGTTGGACAAGCTGAAGATGGTTATTTGGGAGTTCAAGCCGCACTGCAACTGAAACCCGATTTGGTAGTTATGGATATTGGATTGCCGCGATTGGATGGCATTGCGGCGACACAGCAAATTAAAGCGGCGTTACCAGCAACTCATGTAGTGATGCTGACATCTCATCAAACGGAGACAGAAATTATTGCGGCACTATCTAGCGGTGCAGATGCCTATTGTATCAAAGGTGCAAGTGTAGAAAGATTATTAAGTGCGATCGCAGCCGCAGTTGATGGTGCAGCCTATCTCGATCCCCAAATTGCGCGGCGAGTAATTGATAATCTCAAACCACCTTCACCCACTACCAACACAGCTAATTTATCTGGACGCGAATTAGAAGTGTTGAAACTCATGGTAGATGGTTTGAGTAACCCAGAGATTGCCGAAAAACTCTATCTCAGTCCCAACACCATTAAAACCCACGTCCGAGGGATTATGAATAAATTAGCAGTAGACGATCGCGTGCAAGCAGCAGTCGTTGCATTGCGTTCTGGGTTGGTTTGA